Proteins found in one Carassius auratus strain Wakin unplaced genomic scaffold, ASM336829v1 scaf_tig00216899, whole genome shotgun sequence genomic segment:
- the LOC113099323 gene encoding uncharacterized protein LOC113099323 — translation MKKNVVLEEEDSESERQQASTLPSPPKMASAKKRPYSLSLLSQSSPTAVNVGCSGNERTAVSELCSERRCNITPIPLSIIREDVDSLSGGNITPSQVRTDHSGILINRRTTATPTHAQNADFSESVIRTILTNQEVIKDQMGILVKLVHQLKGTAEESPSLPPETLLVATLQELLVLEGKLLDQEFKKTLTITLAQRGGTTVKDTVWRMMGYLLTNELARQMNWKGANGKAAFKNLILRGIINEAVRRNRLTATTTDQETELWIKRWLRLAGDRDGGHRARQRTDN, via the exons AT GAAGAAGAATGTAGTCCTTGAAGAGGAAGACAGTGAAAGTGAGAGGCAGCAAGCATCCACACTACCCAGCCCTCCCAAAATGGCTTCTGCAAAGAAGCGGCCTTATTCACTCTCCCTGCTTTCACAGT CGTCTCCTACAGCCGTCAACGTAGGATGCTCAGGCAATGAAAGGACTGCTGTCAGTGAAT TGTGCTCCGAAAGAAGGTGCAACATAACACCTATCCCACTGTCAATAATTAGAGAGGATGTTGATT CTCTCAGTGGAGGAAACATCACACCATCCCAGGTCAGAACTGACCATTCCGGCATAT TGATTAATAGAAGAACCACAGCTACACCAACTCATGCCCAAAATGCAGACTTCAGTGAAT CTGTGATACGAACCATCCTGACCAATCAAGAAGTCATCAAAGATCAGATGGGCATTTTGGTGAAGCTAGTTCATCAGTTAAAGGGGACTGCAGAAGAGAGCCCATCTCTACCACCGGAAACCCTTCTGGTTGCAACCCTTCAAGAGCTTCTGGTTTTGGAGGGAAAGCTGCTTGATCAAGAATTCAAGAAAACTCTG ACGATTACCTTGGCACAAAGAGGAGGTACAACCGTTAAGGACACTGTTTGGAGAATGATGGGATACCTCTTGACCAATGAACTTGCCAGACAGATGAATTGGAAAGGAGCCAATGGCAAGGCAGCCTTCAAGAACCTTATTCTAAGAGGGATAATCAATG AGGCTGTACGAAGAAACCGActtacagcaacaacaacagatCAAGAAACTGAACTGTGGATTAAAAGGTGGCTCCGTCTTGCTGGAGACAGAGATGGAGGACACCGTGCCAGGCAGCGAACTGATAACTGA